One region of Glycine max cultivar Williams 82 chromosome 9, Glycine_max_v4.0, whole genome shotgun sequence genomic DNA includes:
- the LOC100798609 gene encoding Probable protein ABIL5-like, which yields MEVDFKSPSLEKTEAEPQVEENMRFHKSLQELRESQSQLHHAADYCETTFLKSEAKRDVLENTKEYICRAMVTVVDHLGNVSANLDDLISQTNAFSEAESRIRCLKQRLFSCEQYADKLALTKMRWREKVPRLHTRYLSSPPILERSSSEKLRDSKTEDTSKLDDKHILEKHEDLPLFLYTQKPHGDKNLKPTSFTTLKEHNLTMVVPIRDGLSVLTKVSNPTFHFQGSPKVARHRRSLHGSDILWFIRRTKRIQ from the exons ATGGAGGTGGATTTCAAGTCTCCTTCCCTTGAAAAAACAGAAGCTGAGCCTCAAGTAGAAGAAAACATGCGCTTTCACAAGTCTCTTCAG GAGCTAAGAGAATCGCAGTCTCAGTTGCACCATGCTGCAGATTATTGTGAAACAACTTTCTTGAAAAGTGAAGCTAAGAGAGA TGTGTTGGAAAATACAAAAGAATACATATGCAGGGCCATGGTTACTGTTGTTGATCATCTTGGGAACGTCTCGGCTAATCTTGATGACCTTATTTCTCAAACAAATGCATTTTCTGAGGCTGAGTCTAGAATCCGGTGCCTCAAACaa AGACTTTTCTCATGTGAACAATATGCTGATAAGCTTGCGCTCACAAAAATGAGATGGAGGGAGAAAGTGCCAAGACTCCATACACGATATTTATCATCac CACCCATCCTTGAGAGATCAAGCAGCGAGAAATTAAG AGATTCTAAAACTGAAGATACCTCAAAATTAGATGATAAACACATACTAGAAAAGCATGAGGATTTGCCACTCTTTTTGTACACCCAAAAGCCACATGGAGATAAGAATTTGAAGCCAACCAGCTTTACTACATTGAAGGAGCATAATTTGACCATGG TGGTACCGATTCGGGATGGTTTGTCAGTCTTAACAAAAGTTTCAAATCCTACATTTCATTTCCAA gGTTCCCCGAAGGTTGCACGCCATAGAAGATCCTTGCATGGCAGTGACATCTTATGGTTCATACGGCGTACAAAAAGAATCCAATAA